The following proteins come from a genomic window of Chloroflexota bacterium:
- a CDS encoding acyl-CoA dehydrogenase family protein, which translates to MEFELTPEQQQLETQIKSYFQERVTLELEQEIDILPEGDGPLCRQFVEQLGNDGWMGIGWPKEYGGQGRSAIEQYIFFDLTLGYYHIPIPMLAVMTVGPTIMKVGTEGQKKKFLPPILKGELTIAIGYTEPEAGTDLLSLKTTAVKDGDDYIINGEKTFTSMGHCCDYYWLAVRTDPKAAKKYQGISIFLIDAKAPGITVKPIWTMAGFRLNQEFFENVRVPKECLIGEENRGAEYLFMQLAHERIALVPHSFSLRALRGVTQWAKATRLNGAPVLEQPWVRNKLVDLALEMEVLKLLNYRVSWMIGRGVVPIVESSMIKVFGSEHTRRATDACLQIMGLYGQLQTGSKWVPLRGRPEHVYRMDVLLTFGGGTNEVLRDMMAMMGLSLPRSR; encoded by the coding sequence ATGGAATTTGAACTGACACCAGAACAGCAGCAGTTGGAAACGCAGATTAAGAGTTACTTTCAGGAGAGAGTGACTCTTGAACTGGAACAGGAGATAGATATCCTGCCTGAGGGCGATGGGCCACTTTGCAGGCAATTCGTGGAACAACTCGGCAACGATGGCTGGATGGGCATAGGCTGGCCTAAGGAATACGGAGGTCAGGGCCGCTCAGCGATTGAGCAGTACATTTTCTTTGATCTCACCCTCGGCTACTATCATATACCTATTCCCATGCTGGCGGTGATGACGGTAGGCCCTACCATAATGAAGGTAGGTACTGAAGGGCAGAAGAAAAAGTTCTTGCCTCCTATATTGAAGGGCGAACTTACCATTGCCATCGGATACACTGAGCCTGAGGCTGGGACTGACCTGTTATCTCTCAAGACCACAGCAGTGAAGGATGGCGACGATTACATCATTAATGGAGAGAAGACCTTTACCTCTATGGGCCACTGTTGTGATTATTACTGGCTGGCAGTCAGGACTGATCCCAAAGCAGCTAAGAAATACCAGGGGATCTCTATTTTCCTGATCGATGCCAAGGCCCCTGGCATTACTGTCAAGCCGATCTGGACTATGGCTGGCTTCAGGCTGAACCAGGAGTTCTTTGAAAATGTGCGGGTGCCCAAAGAGTGCTTGATAGGGGAGGAGAACCGTGGTGCAGAATATCTGTTCATGCAATTGGCTCATGAGCGGATAGCTCTGGTTCCCCATTCCTTTTCGCTACGGGCCCTCAGGGGCGTAACACAATGGGCAAAAGCGACAAGGTTAAATGGGGCGCCGGTTCTTGAACAACCCTGGGTGAGGAACAAACTGGTGGATCTGGCGCTGGAGATGGAGGTGCTCAAGCTCCTCAACTACCGGGTATCGTGGATGATTGGGCGGGGCGTTGTCCCCATTGTCGAATCATCGATGATAAAGGTATTCGGGAGTGAGCATACCAGGCGGGCTACCGATGCATGCTTACAGATAATGGGGCTATACGGTCAACTGCAGACAGGATCAAAGTGGGTGCCACTCAGGGGGAGACCGGAACACGTGTACAGGATGGACGTTCTGCTCACCTTTGGTGGAGGCACTAACGAGGTTCTGAGAGATATGATGGCCATGATGGGTCTGAGCTTACCAAGGTCAAGATAA
- a CDS encoding crotonase/enoyl-CoA hydratase family protein, protein MAEQLDITTKNCTVEREGHVLIVTLNRPEVKNALTPSMLIGMYKAWRLLDKNDDLYCAVLTGKVDTFCAGMDLKSGPGPGDDPEEIQRLMKDVPNLHWQALLREGRPNKPIILAIEGYAVAGGTEILQGTDLRVGAEDAKFGVTEVARGLYPMSASAIRLRRQIPYCLAAEILLLGRHISAQEALQWGLINRVVPKGKALEEALKMAHQLCENAPISIRAITRTLREIDESVPEAEALKRQDEIGWPVFATEDSKEGMKAFKEKRKPVYKNR, encoded by the coding sequence ATGGCTGAACAATTGGATATCACCACCAAGAACTGCACGGTCGAAAGGGAAGGACATGTTTTGATCGTCACCCTCAATAGGCCGGAAGTTAAAAACGCGCTTACCCCGTCCATGCTGATCGGCATGTATAAGGCCTGGCGTCTTCTGGACAAGAATGACGATTTATATTGTGCCGTACTGACTGGTAAAGTGGATACGTTCTGTGCTGGCATGGACCTGAAATCAGGACCGGGGCCGGGCGATGACCCGGAGGAAATTCAGCGGTTGATGAAAGACGTGCCCAACCTGCACTGGCAGGCACTGCTGCGGGAGGGCCGTCCCAACAAACCGATCATACTGGCAATCGAGGGTTATGCTGTGGCGGGTGGTACCGAGATCCTGCAGGGTACCGATCTACGTGTCGGCGCAGAGGATGCCAAATTCGGCGTGACTGAGGTCGCCCGTGGGCTCTATCCCATGTCGGCCTCTGCGATCCGCTTGCGCCGGCAGATCCCTTACTGTCTGGCGGCAGAGATTCTTCTTCTGGGACGCCACATCAGTGCCCAGGAGGCACTGCAGTGGGGGCTTATCAATCGGGTAGTCCCCAAAGGGAAAGCCCTGGAGGAAGCATTGAAGATGGCGCATCAGCTCTGTGAGAATGCCCCGATTTCCATAAGGGCAATCACCCGCACGCTACGCGAGATTGACGAGTCGGTGCCGGAAGCGGAGGCGCTCAAGAGACAGGATGAGATCGGATGGCCTGTCTTTGCCACAGAGGATTCCAAGGAAGGCATGAAGGCCTTTAAGGAAAAGCGTAAGCCCGTCTATAAGAACCGCTGA
- a CDS encoding thiolase family protein: MAERVGIVAVAQTKYHPNRADANEGELVYEAIKQVLQETGLTFAQDGTGIDASITCSQDFWDGRTISSCNVMSYVGSHHSDEDKVAEDSLNAVYTAAARILSGHQDIVLVASHCKESQADKRGIENAAFDPIFLRVLGLDFLSAAALQARRYMYKYGITPGQCAKVAVKNRGNARNNPFAQEPLDITVEDVLGSQILASPIRQLDTKPTSDGACAMILAREKKAKKLTAKPVWILGVSNCYETHYLGDRDLAECDALVAAAKKAYSMAGITDPMKQINVAEISEEYSYQELLWMEGLGLCSRGEAGKMIDAGVTRMGGQLPVNPSGGMLSGNPTVVAGMTRVAEAVLQLRGEAGERQVAGAKRALAHGFTGACGQLQGVMILGNS, from the coding sequence ATGGCTGAAAGAGTGGGGATTGTGGCGGTCGCGCAGACCAAATACCATCCCAATAGGGCTGACGCGAATGAAGGTGAGTTGGTGTATGAGGCAATAAAGCAGGTCTTGCAGGAGACAGGCCTGACATTTGCTCAGGACGGCACCGGGATCGATGCCAGCATCACTTGCTCCCAGGACTTTTGGGACGGCCGGACCATATCGAGCTGTAACGTGATGTCATATGTGGGTAGCCATCACAGTGATGAGGACAAGGTGGCTGAGGACTCGCTTAATGCGGTCTACACTGCCGCTGCCCGGATTCTCTCCGGGCATCAGGATATTGTTCTGGTTGCCTCCCACTGCAAGGAGTCTCAGGCCGACAAGAGGGGCATTGAGAATGCTGCCTTCGACCCCATTTTTCTGAGAGTCCTGGGGCTGGACTTCTTGAGTGCTGCAGCCCTGCAGGCCAGGCGTTATATGTACAAGTACGGGATCACGCCCGGACAGTGTGCCAAGGTAGCAGTCAAGAACCGGGGTAACGCCAGGAATAATCCCTTCGCCCAGGAGCCACTGGATATTACGGTAGAGGATGTCCTGGGTTCACAGATACTGGCATCCCCTATCAGGCAACTGGATACCAAGCCCACTTCCGATGGCGCTTGCGCCATGATCCTGGCCCGGGAAAAGAAGGCCAAGAAGCTCACGGCGAAACCCGTCTGGATACTCGGGGTCTCTAACTGTTACGAGACGCATTACCTGGGTGACCGGGATCTGGCGGAGTGTGATGCGCTGGTGGCTGCTGCCAAGAAGGCCTACAGTATGGCGGGCATCACCGATCCCATGAAGCAGATCAATGTAGCCGAGATATCGGAGGAGTACTCCTATCAGGAGCTGTTGTGGATGGAGGGGTTGGGCCTCTGCTCACGAGGCGAGGCAGGCAAGATGATCGATGCCGGGGTGACCCGGATGGGAGGACAGCTTCCGGTCAACCCTTCTGGCGGGATGCTTTCAGGCAATCCAACGGTGGTGGCAGGCATGACGCGTGTGGCCGAAGCGGTGTTGCAACTGCGGGGTGAGGCGGGTGAGAGACAGGTAGCGGGAGCCAAGAGGGCGCTGGCTCATGGTTTCACCGGCGCTTGTGGCCAATTGCAGGGCGTTATGATCCTGGGCAACAGTTAG
- a CDS encoding MarR family transcriptional regulator has translation MAKDLTKMNENEKTWVRLFRTHTVLERAREMELSRVGITLPQAAVLYFLGTASETLTPTKLARLTYKEPHTISALLNRMEEQGLIKKTNDLKRKNLVRVSLAKKGEELFKRLLSERVVINITSCLSKKELDTLNELTAKLFERTIELLREMQPNPYGTTF, from the coding sequence ATGGCGAAAGATCTCACGAAGATGAACGAGAATGAGAAAACCTGGGTGCGGCTGTTCAGGACCCATACTGTTCTGGAAAGGGCCAGGGAGATGGAGTTGTCCCGAGTAGGCATTACACTTCCTCAGGCGGCAGTCCTGTATTTCCTGGGGACTGCCAGCGAGACCCTGACACCAACCAAATTGGCACGCCTGACCTACAAAGAGCCTCACACCATTTCCGCGCTGTTGAACCGCATGGAAGAACAGGGTCTCATAAAGAAGACCAATGACTTAAAGAGGAAGAATCTGGTCAGAGTGTCGTTGGCCAAAAAGGGCGAGGAACTCTTCAAGCGTCTACTGAGTGAGAGAGTTGTTATCAATATCACCTCCTGTCTCTCAAAGAAAGAGCTTGACACCTTGAATGAACTGACAGCTAAGCTCTTTGAAAGAACCATTGAATTGCTCCGGGAGATGCAGCCGAACCCTTACGGCACGACGTTTTAG
- a CDS encoding acetyl-CoA acetyltransferase, with protein sequence MPGSIKDKVAIVGMGCTQFGELWSKGPTDLIVEAVNEALADAGIEMKDIQAAWGGTLFSGNGGRTVSEALRSQYIPVTRVENACCSGHEAVRGASYAVAAGIYDICLALGYEKLKDEGASGLPGMENRTNTHYQSSMPGVFAMMATRYFHRYGLSPEEGKKMLGKISVKSHKNGALNPKAHLRREITLEQVLGAPIIAWPLGLFDCCGVSDGAAAAVIVRADMVKNFKNKPVFVKALQICASPATGRMLTSYDYTHVEEAYRGGIAAYKEAGIKNPREEISMAEVHDCFSITEAVTMEDLQFSPRGRVKEDIDAGTFELTGKLPVQPDGGLKCFGHPIGATGIRMLYEPWLQFQGRAGKRQIKNPKLALAHNMGNEPYAPVVSICIVGL encoded by the coding sequence ATGCCAGGGAGTATTAAGGATAAAGTTGCTATTGTAGGCATGGGCTGTACCCAGTTTGGGGAACTGTGGAGCAAGGGCCCCACTGACCTCATTGTGGAGGCAGTGAATGAGGCCTTAGCCGATGCCGGCATAGAGATGAAGGATATTCAGGCTGCATGGGGAGGCACCCTTTTCAGTGGCAATGGAGGACGGACTGTCAGTGAAGCCTTGCGGTCGCAGTACATACCGGTTACCAGGGTGGAGAATGCCTGCTGCTCCGGCCACGAGGCGGTGCGGGGCGCTTCTTATGCGGTGGCCGCCGGCATTTATGACATTTGTCTGGCCCTTGGCTATGAGAAGCTGAAGGACGAGGGCGCCTCTGGCCTGCCGGGCATGGAGAACCGGACCAACACACACTATCAGTCAAGTATGCCTGGCGTGTTTGCCATGATGGCCACCAGGTACTTCCACCGATATGGCCTCAGCCCCGAAGAAGGCAAGAAGATGCTCGGCAAGATCTCGGTGAAAAGTCACAAGAATGGTGCCCTGAATCCCAAGGCCCATTTGAGGAGAGAGATAACCCTGGAGCAGGTACTGGGTGCCCCGATTATTGCGTGGCCCTTAGGCCTGTTTGACTGCTGTGGCGTGTCTGATGGAGCGGCTGCTGCCGTCATCGTGCGGGCCGACATGGTCAAGAATTTCAAGAATAAACCCGTGTTTGTCAAAGCACTCCAGATTTGTGCCAGTCCCGCGACGGGCAGAATGCTTACCAGCTATGACTATACCCATGTGGAGGAAGCCTATCGCGGGGGCATAGCTGCCTACAAAGAGGCTGGTATCAAGAATCCCCGTGAAGAGATAAGCATGGCGGAAGTCCATGACTGTTTCTCCATCACTGAGGCTGTCACCATGGAAGACCTCCAGTTCAGCCCCAGAGGGCGGGTGAAGGAGGATATTGACGCCGGGACCTTTGAACTAACCGGGAAGCTGCCGGTGCAGCCTGACGGTGGCCTTAAGTGCTTTGGCCACCCGATCGGTGCAACTGGCATCAGGATGCTCTATGAACCCTGGCTCCAGTTCCAGGGGAGGGCCGGGAAGCGTCAGATAAAGAATCCCAAGCTGGCCTTGGCTCATAACATGGGGAACGAGCCCTATGCACCGGTAGTCAGCATCTGCATTGTAGGACTCTAG
- a CDS encoding Zn-ribbon domain-containing OB-fold protein, with the protein MAELMADRVEKLKDLDVFVYHGKIYIPNTYTAGAVGSRFLIELRDNKKIMGTKCPACDLVYVPARSVCKYCFAQLDQFVEVSDRGTLQTYTVACQQNGVRPVDPPIIYGIIQLDGASTGLVHMLGEVDLEELQIGMRVKAVFKEKRVGSILDIKYFKPLV; encoded by the coding sequence ATGGCTGAGTTGATGGCTGACAGAGTTGAGAAGCTGAAGGATCTGGATGTCTTTGTCTACCACGGGAAGATTTATATTCCGAATACCTACACTGCTGGTGCAGTGGGAAGCCGTTTTCTTATTGAATTGAGAGATAACAAGAAGATCATGGGGACCAAGTGCCCTGCCTGTGATCTTGTCTATGTCCCGGCCAGGTCTGTCTGCAAGTATTGCTTTGCCCAGCTTGACCAATTTGTGGAAGTCAGTGATAGGGGCACACTGCAGACTTACACCGTCGCCTGCCAGCAGAACGGCGTTCGGCCAGTCGATCCACCGATAATCTACGGCATCATCCAACTTGACGGAGCTAGCACGGGCCTGGTGCACATGCTGGGTGAGGTGGATCTTGAGGAGTTACAGATTGGAATGAGAGTCAAGGCCGTTTTCAAAGAGAAGCGGGTGGGCAGCATACTGGATATCAAGTACTTCAAGCCGCTGGTATAG
- a CDS encoding MarR family transcriptional regulator codes for MGTKTSREKEGQLWTLLNQTHHAMWRARERELDGIDISMIQAGVLFLVSSIDEPVTPAMLSRYLYREPHTISGLLSRMEKQGLVKRVRDLKRKNQVRVELTQKGKKAYEQQNKAGVVNKIVTNLSLEERANLSVYLEKLRTSALTELRAQLPLPYTY; via the coding sequence ATGGGAACTAAAACGAGCAGGGAAAAGGAAGGTCAGCTCTGGACACTGCTGAACCAGACCCACCACGCAATGTGGAGAGCCAGGGAAAGGGAATTGGATGGCATCGATATCTCCATGATTCAGGCCGGGGTGCTCTTCCTGGTGAGCAGCATTGATGAGCCAGTAACTCCTGCTATGCTGTCGCGTTACCTGTACAGGGAGCCCCATACCATATCCGGGCTGCTGAGCCGCATGGAGAAGCAAGGCTTGGTGAAGAGGGTCAGAGACCTGAAGAGGAAGAACCAGGTAAGGGTAGAATTGACGCAAAAAGGCAAGAAGGCTTACGAGCAGCAGAATAAGGCGGGTGTGGTGAACAAGATCGTAACCAACCTGTCCCTGGAAGAACGCGCCAATCTGAGCGTATATTTGGAAAAACTGCGGACTTCAGCGCTTACAGAACTCCGGGCGCAGTTGCCTTTGCCCTATACCTACTAG
- a CDS encoding OB-fold domain-containing protein, whose product MTTAKKPEYIKVEIARPRAYRWSSGRYLGRLYRESMENKKLVTNRCPKCKELLWPPAGVCGRCNVAAGEDWVEMSDKGTVIQYTYLVFPLWDPHYGDKFANPYPTATIKLDEGVFLVHFLEERDPEKLKKVKRVQAVWKEEGRGRGLADILYFRAIEE is encoded by the coding sequence ATGACAACAGCAAAGAAACCCGAATATATCAAGGTTGAGATAGCCAGACCTCGGGCCTACAGATGGTCCAGCGGCAGGTACCTGGGCAGACTGTACAGGGAATCCATGGAGAATAAGAAACTGGTGACCAACCGCTGCCCCAAGTGCAAGGAGCTTCTGTGGCCGCCGGCAGGGGTTTGCGGAAGGTGCAACGTGGCGGCGGGCGAAGACTGGGTGGAGATGAGCGACAAGGGCACAGTCATACAATATACCTACCTCGTCTTTCCTCTGTGGGATCCGCATTACGGAGACAAATTTGCCAACCCCTACCCCACCGCCACTATCAAGCTGGATGAAGGCGTGTTTCTGGTGCACTTCCTGGAGGAGAGGGACCCGGAGAAGTTGAAGAAGGTGAAGCGGGTGCAGGCGGTGTGGAAAGAAGAGGGTAGAGGCCGCGGTTTGGCCGATATCCTGTATTTCAGGGCGATTGAGGAGTAG
- a CDS encoding nitronate monooxygenase, translated as MSRKVLHTKLCDVLDIEYPIMLAGMGGAANAELAAAVSEAGGLGIIGAINLTPDELDAEIRKLKKLTSKPFGVDTIAPTNMVDTGTIDELRNYIPDEAVNYASRLVKELGIPVPEGTRIGKEGGTGWAAGMTPKQIEVVYEHKVPVFAAALGSPAFMVPEAHARGMKVVGLVGTVNQARKEAEAGVDIIVAQGHEGGGHTGHVGTLPLVRLVADAVDPTLVVAAGGIVDGRGLVASLALGACGVWCGTAFLCTYEAGIEQVAKDRIIAASEKDTRVTRVFTGKTCRLLTTKLIEKWEKEGPILPFPLPIVLCTSLQDYIGRAKMAENYFIPCGQICGAIKEMKSARQVVEEMVDQAVIILEEDLPARVKFGS; from the coding sequence ATGTCCCGGAAAGTCCTTCACACAAAGCTATGTGATGTGCTTGATATTGAGTACCCCATCATGCTGGCTGGCATGGGTGGTGCTGCTAATGCAGAACTCGCGGCAGCAGTTTCCGAAGCTGGAGGCCTCGGCATTATCGGTGCTATAAACTTGACACCCGATGAACTGGATGCTGAGATCAGGAAGCTCAAGAAGCTCACCAGCAAGCCCTTCGGTGTGGATACCATCGCTCCAACCAACATGGTGGACACCGGCACCATTGATGAACTGAGAAACTACATCCCTGATGAAGCGGTGAACTATGCCTCCAGGCTGGTCAAGGAATTGGGAATCCCGGTGCCCGAGGGTACCAGGATTGGCAAGGAGGGTGGGACTGGCTGGGCCGCCGGCATGACGCCGAAGCAGATTGAAGTTGTTTATGAGCACAAAGTGCCGGTTTTTGCTGCTGCTCTGGGTAGCCCGGCCTTTATGGTCCCCGAAGCTCATGCCCGGGGCATGAAGGTAGTCGGCCTGGTGGGAACTGTCAACCAAGCCCGTAAGGAAGCAGAGGCGGGAGTGGATATCATTGTGGCCCAAGGTCATGAAGGTGGGGGGCACACCGGACACGTTGGCACCCTGCCGCTCGTACGGTTGGTGGCGGATGCGGTTGACCCGACCCTGGTCGTGGCTGCCGGCGGCATAGTTGATGGCCGTGGTCTCGTAGCGTCCCTGGCTCTGGGTGCCTGTGGCGTGTGGTGTGGTACTGCCTTCCTCTGCACCTATGAGGCCGGTATAGAGCAAGTCGCCAAAGATCGCATAATAGCGGCGTCGGAGAAGGACACCCGTGTGACACGTGTCTTTACCGGCAAGACGTGCCGTCTTCTCACCACCAAACTGATAGAGAAATGGGAAAAAGAAGGGCCCATACTGCCCTTCCCGCTGCCGATTGTGCTTTGTACGAGCCTGCAGGATTATATAGGTCGGGCGAAGATGGCGGAGAATTACTTCATCCCCTGCGGGCAGATTTGTGGGGCTATCAAGGAGATGAAGAGTGCCAGGCAGGTCGTGGAGGAGATGGTGGATCAGGCTGTGATTATTCTGGAGGAAGACCTTCCGGCCAGGGTCAAGTTCGGCAGCTGA
- a CDS encoding thiolase family protein has product MANRVAIVGIGQTYHKSNRKDVNQQEMVGEAVRAALADAQMKAKDIEAVFTSNMETFEGIYLPDHLMVDEVAAFMKPGLKVNTGGTTGASVIEEGFHFVASGLFDTALVIGFEKQDTGDTTAAITAAVTPVWGKGVATGAIGEFVKQALTYMEKTGAKEEHAARVRLKADKGACKNPYAHLKLGLKTVDEILNSGYLVWPLRLLDFCPQSCGACALIVASESKAKKITKKPVWMADVVTVHQEPFRAGSFGDPTGLEAYSQDIAAERLYKRNGITNPIKDICMAEVYEPSNWEEMNLYEHFHFCEKYQGWKMVEKGITEMEGEFPVNPSGGVLATNPIGATPTIRVAEAALQVRGDAGEHQVTRDVHTALATALGGPNWTVMTLLKRSL; this is encoded by the coding sequence ATGGCAAACAGAGTAGCGATAGTAGGGATAGGCCAGACGTACCACAAGAGCAACCGTAAGGATGTCAACCAGCAGGAAATGGTTGGGGAAGCGGTCAGAGCAGCGCTGGCTGACGCTCAGATGAAGGCCAAGGATATCGAAGCTGTATTCACGTCAAACATGGAGACCTTTGAAGGAATCTATCTCCCCGACCACTTGATGGTCGATGAGGTAGCGGCTTTCATGAAACCGGGGCTGAAGGTTAACACCGGGGGAACTACCGGTGCGTCGGTTATAGAAGAAGGCTTCCATTTTGTCGCCTCGGGCCTCTTTGATACCGCTCTGGTCATCGGATTTGAGAAGCAAGACACGGGCGATACCACCGCGGCTATTACTGCCGCCGTCACCCCGGTATGGGGCAAGGGTGTGGCCACGGGCGCTATCGGAGAGTTCGTCAAGCAGGCATTGACGTACATGGAGAAAACTGGAGCCAAGGAAGAGCACGCAGCCAGGGTTCGTTTGAAGGCAGATAAGGGCGCCTGCAAAAATCCTTATGCTCATCTGAAGCTGGGCTTGAAGACCGTTGATGAAATCCTCAATTCTGGCTATCTGGTGTGGCCCCTCCGGCTTCTGGACTTCTGCCCTCAGTCCTGTGGAGCCTGTGCTCTGATAGTTGCCTCGGAGAGCAAAGCGAAGAAGATCACCAAGAAACCGGTATGGATGGCCGATGTCGTCACGGTGCATCAGGAACCTTTCCGGGCCGGTTCCTTTGGCGATCCCACCGGGCTCGAGGCCTACAGTCAGGACATTGCTGCTGAGAGGCTCTATAAGAGAAATGGCATCACCAATCCCATCAAGGACATCTGCATGGCAGAGGTCTACGAGCCCTCGAACTGGGAAGAGATGAATCTTTACGAGCATTTCCATTTCTGTGAGAAGTACCAGGGTTGGAAAATGGTGGAAAAAGGCATAACTGAAATGGAAGGGGAGTTCCCGGTGAATCCCTCTGGCGGTGTCCTTGCCACCAACCCAATAGGAGCTACCCCCACCATCCGGGTGGCAGAGGCAGCGCTGCAGGTTCGAGGGGATGCCGGCGAGCATCAGGTTACCAGGGATGTCCACACCGCATTGGCTACTGCTCTGGGTGGACCGAACTGGACTGTCATGACGTTACTCAAGAGGTCACTGTAG
- a CDS encoding HEAT repeat domain-containing protein, producing MVNDVAGDIRSVRALIRDLADAVWYVRQEAASALGEIGDPRAVEPLIELLEDEDEEVKEEAAWALGKIGDARAVESLIEALRDKDKDTREEAAWALGRIRDVRAMEPLVRTLRDEDEDVRGEATWALGRIGDTRTMELLTQAMNDPSTHVRKAAEEALNNIRTKKQ from the coding sequence ATGGTAAACGATGTTGCGGGTGATATTAGAAGCGTGAGGGCTCTCATTCGAGATCTAGCAGATGCAGTCTGGTATGTCCGGCAGGAAGCTGCCTCAGCCCTTGGTGAAATAGGTGACCCGAGGGCCGTGGAACCTCTCATCGAGCTTTTGGAGGATGAAGACGAGGAGGTAAAAGAGGAAGCAGCATGGGCACTAGGAAAGATAGGTGACGCCAGGGCCGTGGAATCTCTCATCGAAGCTCTTCGGGACAAGGACAAAGATACCAGAGAGGAAGCAGCATGGGCACTAGGAAGAATACGCGATGTCAGGGCAATGGAACCCCTAGTCCGCACCTTGAGGGACGAAGATGAAGATGTCCGAGGGGAAGCAACATGGGCCCTCGGGAGAATAGGGGATACCAGGACAATGGAACTTCTCACCCAGGCCATGAACGACCCGTCCACCCATGTCAGAAAAGCTGCAGAAGAGGCTTTGAACAATATCAGGACAAAGAAACAGTAA
- a CDS encoding acyl-CoA/acyl-ACP dehydrogenase, which translates to MDFALTDEQELLRKTARHFLETECPKSVVKKIEASDPGYSPELWKKMAELGWLGLILPEEYGGVGGSLMDLAVLFEELGRAALPSPMFSTVVLGALPILEAGDGEQKRQILPKVAKGEVILTLALTEPEADYKPGFIATKALSRRNGFSISGTKLFVQNAHIADYLLVVAKTGRVTAAGEGLGVFIINREALGISLTPLITMAADKQFEVVFNKVSSSRNDILGSPSNGWPLIEATLRRAAAIQCVEMVGVAQKALEITAGYASTRIQFARPIGSFQAVQHRLADMLTDVEGARWTAYQAVWRLSKGLPAEREVAIAKAWTSDACQRVTAGAQHIHGGIGMDLNYDLHYYFRWSKALELNLGAAPVHRSIAEPAIIEDLLKI; encoded by the coding sequence TTGGACTTTGCCCTCACTGACGAACAAGAGCTTCTGAGGAAGACAGCCCGGCATTTCCTTGAGACTGAATGCCCCAAGTCAGTGGTGAAGAAGATTGAGGCCAGTGACCCGGGCTACTCACCGGAGCTGTGGAAGAAGATGGCGGAACTGGGGTGGCTGGGGCTGATACTTCCTGAAGAGTATGGTGGGGTGGGCGGCAGCCTGATGGATCTGGCGGTGCTGTTTGAGGAACTAGGAAGGGCTGCCTTACCCAGTCCGATGTTCAGCACTGTAGTCCTGGGAGCGCTCCCTATCCTTGAGGCGGGGGACGGGGAACAGAAAAGGCAGATACTCCCCAAGGTAGCTAAAGGCGAGGTCATCCTCACCCTGGCGCTTACGGAACCGGAGGCAGACTATAAACCAGGATTCATTGCGACCAAAGCTCTCTCAAGACGCAACGGGTTCTCCATTAGCGGCACCAAACTTTTTGTCCAGAATGCTCATATAGCTGACTACCTGCTTGTAGTGGCAAAGACAGGCAGAGTCACTGCTGCTGGAGAAGGCCTGGGTGTCTTTATAATCAATAGGGAAGCTTTGGGTATAAGCCTTACCCCCCTTATCACCATGGCCGCTGACAAGCAGTTTGAGGTGGTATTCAACAAGGTGTCGTCCTCTCGCAATGATATCCTGGGCAGTCCGAGCAATGGTTGGCCATTGATTGAGGCAACTTTGCGCAGGGCTGCTGCTATCCAGTGCGTTGAGATGGTAGGCGTAGCCCAAAAGGCGCTGGAGATCACTGCGGGTTACGCATCGACGAGGATCCAGTTTGCACGCCCTATAGGGAGTTTTCAGGCAGTGCAACACCGTCTGGCTGACATGCTTACGGATGTTGAGGGCGCCAGGTGGACGGCGTATCAGGCGGTATGGCGCTTGAGCAAGGGATTGCCGGCTGAAAGGGAAGTAGCGATTGCCAAAGCCTGGACCAGCGATGCGTGCCAGCGGGTCACTGCCGGAGCTCAGCACATACACGGCGGCATAGGGATGGACCTCAACTACGACTTGCATTACTACTTCCGTTGGTCCAAGGCGCTGGAGTTGAACCTCGGCGCTGCTCCTGTTCACAGATCTATTGCTGAGCCAGCCATAATTGAGGACCTGCTGAAGATTTAA